A window of the Dehalococcoidia bacterium genome harbors these coding sequences:
- a CDS encoding (2Fe-2S)-binding protein: MSEEKKNSTGQISRREFLKDAGLVIGGATVASLPVLSACGGGGTTTVAKTVTTTLPGTTTTVTQSKFICPLDATEYPTLDALKAHFAAAHPGATLPPYTKLNVNGVDYNLVIPGHWTLAWTLREQLGLFGTKIGCDMGQCGACTVLADGIPVFACIMLANEAQGKKILTIEGLSDGIKLNPIQQKFFDIEAVQCGYCTAGFVMAAQGLLNAIPKPTEDDVRLGLSGHLCMCQNFKKSVAAVVGGV, translated from the coding sequence ATGTCAGAAGAAAAGAAAAATAGTACCGGACAAATATCACGCCGTGAATTCCTCAAAGACGCCGGGCTGGTGATAGGCGGAGCCACCGTAGCTTCTCTCCCCGTGCTCAGCGCCTGCGGCGGAGGGGGAACTACCACAGTCGCCAAAACTGTCACTACTACCTTACCCGGGACCACCACCACTGTTACTCAGAGCAAGTTCATCTGTCCCCTCGACGCCACCGAGTATCCCACGCTGGACGCTCTGAAAGCCCATTTCGCGGCAGCCCACCCGGGAGCCACCCTGCCCCCATATACCAAACTGAATGTTAACGGCGTGGACTACAATCTCGTGATACCAGGTCACTGGACGTTAGCCTGGACGCTGAGAGAACAACTCGGGTTGTTCGGCACCAAGATTGGCTGCGATATGGGTCAGTGCGGCGCCTGCACGGTGCTGGCAGACGGAATCCCTGTATTCGCATGTATCATGCTTGCCAATGAAGCCCAGGGTAAAAAAATACTCACCATTGAAGGGCTCTCGGACGGCATCAAACTCAACCCGATACAGCAAAAGTTTTTCGATATTGAAGCTGTTCAATGCGGCTATTGCACCGCCGGGTTCGTCATGGCAGCCCAGGGACTGCTCAATGCTATTCCCAAACCTACCGAAGACGATGTGCGACTTGGTCT